AATATTTTTTAGTCCATAGAACAGTCTATGGACTATTGGCTAAAATTAGAAAAAATTAAATAAAATTAGATAAAATAATTTATTTTTTTCTACACCACCATGTTAACACAGTGAAATTTAAAATTTCAACATTTACAGTCAAATTACCCTTAAAAGATTAAATTAATTTTTCATTAATCTCTTTTATTAAAATTTCTTTTATATTTTTTGATAAATTTTTCAAAAATATTTTAAGAAAATTACAAAAAGATAAAAAAGCTAGACACACTTGTTATGAACGGTCCCAAATTTTAAGTCATCATTCTTGATTTGATCACGTAAATAATCTGGGATCATATTTTATACTAAAACTAAATAACTGACGATTCGTTAATACAAAATAAATTTTGTATTGAGTCTATCATAACATCCGCACCAAATGGCAATGTTATTATTGGATCGCAATGACCAATATTGGCGTTTAATAAAATCGGATAATTATATTTCTGTGTATAGTACAAAATAATTTTTTTTAGTTTGTCGTTTTCATTTATTGAATAATTATAAGAACGTCCAATTATTAATCCTATTATTTTTTCAAAAACTCCAAGGTTGTCTAAATCTGATAGATAGGCATCTAGGATATGGACAGGTAATCCTTTTCCAAATTCATATCCCTCTGGTATATCTATAAAGAAAATACTATCAGTTGGATCAATCCAATACTCAGTTCCTGCTAAATGATTAATCGATGGCACACAACCACCAAGGATCTGCCCAGAAACAGAACCTTGCTTTAACCATTCATACCCATCAGATTGTATTAATTTTCTTGGTCTTTCTAAATCTTTTTTCATTGTCCAATCAAGAATTTCAGCAGTCCATTCTTTTGAAGGGACAACACTACCAATTGAATCCAAAGATGTAATTGCTTTATTGAAATATTCTAAAGTATATGGAAGTATATTTGGATATTCACCAAATTGCGTCATTAAGCATGGCCCATAAAATGTTTGTAGGTTAGATTTCTTCATCAATGCATAGTGTAAAACTGAAATATCAGAGAAACCAATAAAGATTTTAGGATTATTTTTTATAAATTCAAAGTCTAAATATTTTAAAATTTGATTAGAGTGATCGCCACCTATTGTACAGATAATTGCCGAAACTTCACTATCTTTAAACATTTCGTGAATATCATCAGCCCTTTTTTTAGGATCTGATGACACATACCCGTTTCTTTCTAAAGAATGTGTGGCAAATTTTACCTTATATCCTAACTGCTCTAGTGATTTAATGGCACTTTCAATTCTATGAGGAAAAATATTCGCGTTGCCGGCCGATGGAGCAATCACCCCAATTGTGTCGCCTCGCTGTAATTTTTTTGGTTTAACTAAATTAAGTTTCATGGTAATTTTTTAATAATTACTTTTTTTATTTAGAATATGACTCAACAATTAATCGTGTATCAATATTTTGTGGTAAATCTTCTTTTTTTGGTTCACTTAATATTTTATATACATTTTCTTTAATATCAAAAAAAAGCCACAATGGAATTTTATCTTTCTCAACTTTTTTACTTTCCTCCCCTAATTTTTCGCTTTTCTTTTTAATTTTAATTACATCATTTATATTTACTTCATAGGAAGGAATATTTACTTTTTTATTATTTACTAAAAAATGTCCATGGCTTACTAACTGTCGCGCTTTATTTCGAGATTTAGCTAATCCAACTCGATAAATTATATTATCTAATCTCATTTCTAAAATTTTTAATAATATTTCACCTGTTTCTTTTTTCTTTTTTGCTGCTTTTAGAAAATAATTTTTAAATTGTTTTTCTAAAATTCCATAAATTCGTTTAGCTTTTTGTTTCTCGCGTAACTGTTTTCCATATTCTGAAAATTTAGCTCTTGTTTGTTTAGCTCCATGAATTCCAGGAGGATAATTTTTTTTTAATATTGCACATTTAGTAGAAATACAACGATCCCCTTTTAAAAAAAGTTTTTCTCCACTTCTTCTACATTGTCTACATTTTGGATTTAAATTTCTAGCCATAATAAAATAGCTGTTAGCTTTTAGCTGTTAGCTTTTAGAAAATAAAATAAATTAAACTCTTCGTGGTTTACGACGACGACAACCATTATGAGGAATCGGCGTTATGTCTTTAATTGACAAAATAATTATTCCATTAGCATTAATAGCCCTAATTGCCGCATCACGCCCAGCACCAATTCCTTTAACAAAAATATTAGCTTCTTTCATTATTCTTTCTTGTTTAACCCTTGTTAATACGTCTTTAATAACTACCCCAGCAGCATAAGAAGTTGATTTTTTAGGACCTTTGAATTTCATTTTGCCAGCAGAAGACCAGCCTAAAACATTACCATATAAATCCGTAACAGTTACAATGGTATTATTATAACTTGCTTGAACATAAATTTGTCCTCTTGTGATATTTTTTAATATTTTATCTTTCTTTATTTTGCTTTTTGTTTTTGAAGATTTTTTTGAAATTGTTTCTTCTTGTGCTTCGGAAGCATTTAATTGTTCTTCTATTGTTGTATTATTTGTTTGAGTCATAAAAATTAGCTTTTAGACACTAGGCTTTAAGCGCTAGGTTTTTATTTAAATTTATAATTTATAATTTATAATTTCTTAAAAATTTCTTTAAGTTTTTTCATTGGCATTTTTACGACCACTTCCCATTGTCTTTCTTGCGTTTCCTCTTCTTGTTCTAGAATTAGTTTTTGTTCTTTGTCCTCTAACAGGTAAACTTCTACTATGACGTGTTCCTCGATAACAATTAATTTCTTTTAATCTTTTAATATTAACTAAAATTTCTCTTTTTAACTCCCCTTCCACTTTCAATTTTTCAATAATATTTTTCAAAATATTTATTTCTTCTTCTTTTAAATCTTTACATCTTATATTTGAATCAATTTTAGTTTGAGCTAAAATTTTATCAGCCAAAGGTTGACCAATGCCAAAAATATAGGTAAGACCTATTTCCACTCTTTTGTCTTTTGGTAAATTTATTCCTGCTATTCTAGCCATAAATTATAAATTAGCTTTTTAGCTTTTAAAAATTAAAATTGAAAATTGAAAATTTTTTTATTATCCTTGTCTTTGTTTATGTTTAGGAGCTTTTTTACAAATAACAACAACTCTCCCTTTTCGACGGAGTATTTGGCAATCTTTGCATATTTTTTTAACTGATGTGCGTACTTTCATAAAAATCAACTTAAAACTTTTAAAATAAAATTAAAACCGAAAAATAATTCGTCCTTTTGATAAATCATACGGACTTACTTCCATTTTTACTCTATCGCCAGGTAAAATTCGAATTTTATGCAAACGCATTTTCCCTGAAAGATGTGCAAACATTTCATGTCCATTTTCTAATTTTACTTTAAATTTAGCTGCAGGTAATAATTCAATTACTTCTCCTTGCATTTCTAAAAATTCTTTAGAATTATTATTATTATTTTGATTATTATTTTTATTCATTAAAAACAAAAAAATATATAAAAATAAAATTATATAAAAACTATTCCACAGTATTTTATACTGTAATAAATATAAAATATATAAATAAATATGTCAAATAATTTTAAATATATTAAATTGTGCGTGCTAGATTATTTTTTTTCTAGCACGCACAATTCCCCTCTCCATCTCTATAATTGAAGAAGATTTTGCCTCCAGATGGGTTGTAAGATAGTCTACGGCTAAATACGGATCTATCTTATCACCGCAGGTAAAAACATCACAAGCAGCATACTTGTATTCTGGCCAGGTATGGATTGAGAGATGAGACTCAGCAATAATAATCATCCCGCTTATCCCTATTGGTGCAAACTTATGGAACTCTACCTTTAAGATAGTTGCACCAGACGCTAATGCTGCCTGCGTCATTGTGTTTGTTATCCTATCCACATCATTCAATGCCTCAGGATTACAATCATATAATTCTAATAACAAGTGACGGCCCAATGCTTCCATTTTTTTCCTCCTTTTTATTTATTTTGTCCTTTTTTATGGACAATTTTTATCAAATATTTTGTAAATCAAATATTAAATAATTTCATCGCGTTTTGGGTTATTATTTGATCTACTTTTTCAAAATCTATTTTTTTAATTTCAGCAATTTTTTGAATAATATATTTTATATAACTAGGTTCATTACGCTTTCCTCTAAATGGCACAGGAGCCAAATAAGGGCAATCTGTTTCCGCCAAAATTTTATTCAAAGGAATTTTTTCAATCACTTCTTCTATTTTTTTATCATTGTTAAAAGTAATAATCCCGGTAAAAGAAATATAAAAATTTAAATGCAAAAATTGTTCAGCTATTTTCCAATTTGCTCCAAAACAATGAATTACTCCGAAAAGATCAGAATATTTTTTTAAAATGTCCAACATTTCTTCATAAGCTTTCAATGGTTCCTCTTGATTTCCGCGACAATGCAAAATTACTGGCAAATTAAATTCTCTTGCTAAATTTAATTGTTTTAAAAAAAATTCTTTTTGTAATTTTTGTATTTTTATGTCTGATATTCTATAATAATCTAATCCAATTTCCCCAATCGCTTTTACTTTAAAATCTTGAGCAATTTTTTGATATTCTTTTAAATTAAATTCCTCATTGCCTACATAAATTGGATGTAAGCCAATTGAGGCATATATTTTTTTATCAGAAAATTCGTGAGCAATTTTTATTGCTTCTTTGCTTGTTTTTAATTGCGAACCAACATTAATAATTCCTTTTATTTTATTATCAAGACTACGTTTAATTATTTTAGCATAATCCTTTTTAAAAGCATCAAAATTTAAATGGCTATGAACATCAAACATAATGGAAATTTTAAATTTCTAATTTCTAATAAAAATCCAAATTCAAAATACTATAAAATAACTTTTTTATTTTTTTAGAAAATTAAGTTAAAAAACAATTAATACATTTTAGTCCTTCTGGTAAAAATGGAATTAATATTCCAGCCATTTTAATTAAAATTGGGGCAATAGTAGAATTAATTAAAAATTGTTGAAAATAACTTCCAAATAAATATAAAATTATTCCCAAAATTAAAACTCCTTCAATTAAACTAAAAATTCCACCAATAAAATTATTAAATGTTTTTAAAAAAGGAACAATAGCAACAATTTTAAAAACCCTATCAATGATATGAAAAATAAATCCAACTAAACTGCTAGCTAAAACAAGAATAAAAATAAAAGAAATAATTTGAGCAATTTTTAAATTACCCAAAAATAAAGGTAAAAAAAGGTTAGCCAAAACATCATAATAAAATGTAGCCACAAAAATACCAACAATAAATCCAATTAATGCTCCAATAGATCGAATAAATCCCAATCGAAATCCAGCTATTAAAAATAGCAATAAAACAATTATAATAATGACATCAATTAAAGACATAAAAATTTCTAATTAATTAAATTTTATTTTTCACTTACGCTTGACATTATCATATTTAAAAATTTTAGGCAAAAAATTATACACAGACTTACTTTGACTTACAATATAGAAAAGAGTATTATTTTAATTGAATTTTAACTTTTTAATTTATTATTTTATGCCTGAAATAAAACCAAGTATTATACCTGAGATAAAACCAAGTATTGAAACATTTGCTAAAATTAAAGTTGTCGGAGTAGGTGGATCTGGAGGTTCAGCAATTAATCGAATGATCCAAGCTAAAATTAAAGGAGTAGAATTTATAGCTATTAATACTGATTCTCAAGCGCTTCATCATTCCCAAGCATCTCAAAAACTTCATATTGGAAAAATGATTACTCGTGGATTAGGAGCTGGAATGGATACAGAAATGGGGAAAAAGGCAGCCGAAGAAAATCAAAATGAAATTCATGAAATTTTAAAAGGAGCAGATATGGTTTTTATTACTTGTGGTTTGGGTGGAGGCACTGGCACTGGCGCGGCTCCCATTATTGCTAAAGTAGCCAAAGAAATAGGAGCACTTACAGTAGCTGTAGTAACCAAACCTTTTTCTTTTGAAGGAGTTCAAAGAAAAAATATGGCTGAAAAAGGATTAAAAGAATTATTAGATAAAATAGACACAATTATTACGATTCCAAACGATCGAATATTACAAATTGTTGATAAAAAAACTTCTCTTTTAGATTCTTTTGAAATTGTAGATAATGTTTTAAAACAAGGAGTTCAAGGAATTTCAGATATTATTACAATCCCAGGGTTAATTAATGTTGACTTTGCTGATGTAAAAGCAATTATGAAAGATGCTGGTTCAGCTTTAATGGGAATTGGAAAAGCTTCAGGTGAAAACAGAGCAGTTAAAGCAGCTCAAGCATCAATTGATAGTCCATTGCTTGAGCTTTCTATTGAAGGAGCAAGAGGGGTTTTATTCACTATTACAGGTGGTCAAGATTTAACAATGCATGAAGTTAATGAAGCTGCTAAAATTATTACTGAATCAGCAGATGCTGAAGCTAAAATTATTTTTGGCGCAATAATAGATGAATCTTTAAAAGATGAAATAAAAATTACAGTAATAGCCACTGGATTTAATCAAGAAAAAACTTCATATGATTCTAAAATAGACATAAGTCCAACGGCTTTTCATTCAGTTTCTAATAAAGTTTTTGATATGGAAAAAAAAATAAAAATTAATACTTCTTCTCATATCTCTACAAACTCATCTCCTGATAAAGATTCAAATAACAAAGAAGATGAATTAGAAATTCCAGCATTTATTAGAAAAAAAATGAATTAAAAAACTAGCCAATAACTTTCAAACTTGTAAATAAAAAAATAAAAACCCCTTTAATTAAAGGGGTTTTTATAATTCTAAATTTCTAAATAAAAACAAATTTTAAAACTGTTCTAAAAATCTCAAGTCTCCGCTATTAAATAATCTGACATCATTAATACCATATTTCAACATTGCTAATCTGGTTAAACCAAAACCAAATGCAAAACCTGAATATTTTTTTGGATCAATATTACCAGCTTTTAACACATTGGGGTGCACCATACCAGCGCCAAAAATCTCTAACCAACCAGAATTTTTGCAAAGCCGACAACCCTTCCCATTACAACTAAAACAACTTACTTCTCCATTTACTCCCGGTTCTACAAAAGGATAAAACTTAGGACGCAAACGCATTTTTGTTTTTTGACCGTAAAGATGTTTAATTGTTATCTCAAGTACTGCTTTTAAATGACTTAAATTAATTTTCTTGTCAACCATAAAACCTTCAAATTGATAAAAAGTATGCTCGTGACGAACATCAGTCGCTTCGCAACGAAAAACCCTTCCTGGCGCCACGCATTTTAAAGGAGTGCCGTATTTTTGCATCGCCCTTACTTGAACATTTGAAGTATGAGTTCGCATTACCAAATCATATTCATTGTTTTTATTTTTTTGATCAATATAAAAAGTGTCCTGCATATCACGTGCCGGATGATGCTTGGGAATATTCATCGCTTCAAAATTATAATAATCACTTTCTAATTCTGGTCCATCTAAAACCATAAATCCCATAAATACAAACAAATCCTCTAATTCGTTTTGAATAAGAGTAATCGGATGTAAATGACCTGCTTGTATTTTTTCTCCAGGCAAAGTGACATCAATATTTTCTGATTTTACTGCATTTTTTGCGATAATATTTTTTACTTCTTTAAATTTTTCAAACAAATCTTTTTTAATTTCATTCGCCAATTTTCCAATTTCTTTTTTTTCTTGAACAGTTAAATCTTTTAAACAATGTAAAATTTCAGTTAATTCTCCCTTGCGTCCCAAATATTTAATTTCCAAATCACGCAAAACCTGACTTGTTTTTACTATCTTGAGTTGATCTAAAATTTGATTTTTTAAATTTTGTAATTTATTTTGCATAAATAAATAAACTTAATGCTTAATATTTTTTTTATAGATTTATTATAAAAGATTGTTTTTTAAACGTCAATTTAATTAAAAAAATTTATTTTGCTTTAGAGCACGACTCTTTTCTAAGACAAAAACTCAATTCAATGCTCCGATTAACATTTTTAAAGCTACCTACTGATTTAATAATTATTGTTGTATTATCATTAATTTTTTCTGGAATACAATCTTGTGATTCTGGCGTTGTTTCGCTATAATCAATACATTTAAACCCAACTTTCCATTCAGCTTTTTGTCCGTTTAAATCAAAAGATCCATCCATGCCTCCTATGGGAATATCTTCAAAATCAACTTTTCTAATTTTATACAATGCTTTTTCCATCCCTGTTTCTGTGGCAAAATATGCTGGGGCTGACCAAGCTATATTTCTAGAAAGTTTAATCCCTTTAATAACCAAACTATTAATTCCTAATACAGCAACTAAAATTCCAGCCAAAATTAAAACCACTAAAAAAATCGCCGACCCATTCTGATTTTTTATTTGATTTTTGATTTTTTTATAATTCATAGTAGATTTCTTAATTTAATTTAAAATTCAATCCGCCAGCTGGCGGACAAAATTCAAAATTTCTTAAGTTTTATTCCCCACAAGCGCTTGTGGTTTTTAAACATCGTTGACTGACTGTATTTTGTAATCTTAAAAGAGGTTTCGTTCCTCTATAATTTCTGGGTTCTAAGGTTAAAATGACAGTAATTTGAGGTTGATTTGTTTTATCAATATAAAATTCCAAATTTTTAATACTCACTTTTTCTGAAGAAATAACCTGATTACCAGTTTTTGCTAAATAAGTTCCGCTTTGAACACACACGCCATCTTCTCCTGCTAAACAATAAACACCTGTTGAAATAAGTTTTTCATCTTCTTCTTTATCATTATATCTTGTAAAATTAATTTGAGTTCTGTCTGTTATATTATCTTTAAACCCATACCCCATTCTAATATCTTTCATCATTGATTCCATAATATATCTACCTTCGTCAATTAAAATTTGTTTTGAAAGCATTTCTTTTTGTGTTTTTAAAATTTGAATAAAGATATTTCCTGCACTAATTATAATCATAGAAAAAATCGCCACTGCCACAGTTAATTCAACAAGACTAAACCCTCTTTGAAGTCCGTACTCCGCATTTAGAGGTCTAACTTCCAAATATTGAATTTGTATTTTATTGTTTTTTTGTTTTTTTCTTTCCATAATTTAAAATTCAAAATTTACTTTTGACTATTGCCAATTATATAAATCATCTCTCATAATTACCGAGTGTTCACTTCCTCTTTCTGTCCATTGAACAGTTGAAGTGATTTTTAAAATCTCTGTTTCACTGTTATCAATATAAATTTTTCTTTTAAAAATACTAAGAATATTATTTTCAGTTTCGTGAATATAAATTTTTTCTTCTTTTAAATAAAGTTTTTCAAATGATTCTTCTCCTAATTTTATTATTTCCCAAATATTATCGTTTTTAAAATTAACCTTATAATATCCAGTCTCATCTATTTCAGAATTCCAGTTTATTTTTGAATCTAACCAATTACTATCTCTCTTATTTCTAATCACTTCAATCCCCTCTTGAGCTAAATTTATAGCAATTTCTTGATTTTTACCTATTTCGCCACTGCGAATTGTTTGAGTAAATAATTCTAATATTCCTAATATTCCCACAGAAATAATAGTTAAAGCAACAACTGTTTCTAAAATAGTAAAACCCTTCTCTTGAAACATAGATATCTTTTTTAAAAATATAATTTTTTTTGTTTTTTTAAAATTAAAAAACATATATAAAATTTCTAATTTCTAATTTCAATAATTAAAATTTTAGACATTGGAATTTGAGTATTGTTTAGGTCAATTAGGTTAATTTTAAATTCTTTAATGGCTAATAAATAAAAAAAATATCCCTTAATCAAACAATAAACTATTTATTTTTAATTAACTTCAACTCGTCCAGCTGTTGTGACTTTAATGGTTTTACATTTAGTATTATCTGTTATAAAACAAATTTTAATTTCTATTTTTGTACCTGCAGTAAAAACTCCATTAATATAAGTCACTGGATCTGGTGGCGCAAAAAATATATCAATATCAACATCCATATCTTTTATCTCAATATTAGAAGGCAAAACAATTGGATTAGGGATTATTTTTTCATCTTCCTTATTGTGATATTGATATACAGGAATGTTCTCGTTTTTATTTTGCGCACCTACATCTCCATAAATAAAATATTCTGTTCTGTTATTTTTATCAAAATGAATTCCATATCCATAAGTAAATTCTCCATTTAATTGAGCGCCAGCTAAAGATAAATTTTGCGCCTTGCGAATGTCTTGCGCCATCTCTTGAGCCGTATATTCTAAAGCAGTATTGCGCTCCCCTTGTCTATAATTAGCAAACATCACCGTACTCATTAATCCAATAATAGAAATAACAACAATTAATTCTATTATCGAAAACCCTTTTGATGAAAGTCCGACCTCTAAATGCGAAGTGCGGACTTCTAAATATTGATTTTTAATTTTTTTTATAAACATATATTTTATAAGCCATAAATCAACAAAATTTGTTCTCCAAAAAATAAACTAATCAAAGCACCAATTGCCAAAAAAGTACCAAAAACAATTTCGCTTTTCATCCCCTTTTTTTTAAAAATAATCAAAATTACTCCAATAATTGCCCCTAAAATATAAGCAAAAAACAAAGCAACTAAAATTTGAGGCCAACCCAAAAATAAACCCATCAAAGCTCCCATTCGTATATCCCCTCCTCCAATCCATCGACCTTTTGAAATTAAAAATTGAGCCAAAAAAAACCCACCGCCAATTCCGCTACCAAAAATTAAATTTTGCCAAGAAATACCTAATATTAAATTTAACATTAATCCTATTGCCATGGCCGGCAAGGTTATTTTATCTAAAATAAGCTTGTATTTCAAATCATAAACAAAAATTATCATCAAAACAGAAACAAAAAATAAATCGCGAAATAAAATGATGGAATTAAATGATAATGAATTCATTTCAAAATTTTTCAAAAAAACCAAACAAAAAAATACTCCAGTAAAAAATTCAACTAAAGGATATTGCCATGATATTTTTTTTTGACAATAACGACATTGTCCTTTTTGCCAAAAAAAACTAAACAATGGGACTAAATCTTTAACCCCTAAAATATGTTTACATTTTGGACAACAAGATCTTTCTAACATGCTTTTTTTCTTATGCGTTCGCCAAATCAAAGCATTTAAAAAACTCCCAATAATCAGGCCAAAAATGAAAATAAAAAATAATATTAAAATCATATTAAAAATATTATAGCACAAATTTTTAAAAATTGCTTTTTTAAAAAATGTCGGGGATTGAACTCCCGACATTTTTTCCGAATTTTATTATTACAGAAAAGGAATACTCTTTTCTTAAATTTAATTTTTTGTTTTATTTTAAAAATTTTGTTATACTAAAAATAAAATAATATTATTTCTATGAAAA
This sequence is a window from Candidatus Kuenenbacteria bacterium HGW-Kuenenbacteria-1. Protein-coding genes within it:
- a CDS encoding 30S ribosomal protein S4, yielding MARNLNPKCRQCRRSGEKLFLKGDRCISTKCAILKKNYPPGIHGAKQTRAKFSEYGKQLREKQKAKRIYGILEKQFKNYFLKAAKKKKETGEILLKILEMRLDNIIYRVGLAKSRNKARQLVSHGHFLVNNKKVNIPSYEVNINDVIKIKKKSEKLGEESKKVEKDKIPLWLFFDIKENVYKILSEPKKEDLPQNIDTRLIVESYSK
- a CDS encoding LD-carboxypeptidase; translated protein: MKLNLVKPKKLQRGDTIGVIAPSAGNANIFPHRIESAIKSLEQLGYKVKFATHSLERNGYVSSDPKKRADDIHEMFKDSEVSAIICTIGGDHSNQILKYLDFEFIKNNPKIFIGFSDISVLHYALMKKSNLQTFYGPCLMTQFGEYPNILPYTLEYFNKAITSLDSIGSVVPSKEWTAEILDWTMKKDLERPRKLIQSDGYEWLKQGSVSGQILGGCVPSINHLAGTEYWIDPTDSIFFIDIPEGYEFGKGLPVHILDAYLSDLDNLGVFEKIIGLIIGRSYNYSINENDKLKKIILYYTQKYNYPILLNANIGHCDPIITLPFGADVMIDSIQNLFCINESSVI
- a CDS encoding hydrolase TatD; protein product: MFDVHSHLNFDAFKKDYAKIIKRSLDNKIKGIINVGSQLKTSKEAIKIAHEFSDKKIYASIGLHPIYVGNEEFNLKEYQKIAQDFKVKAIGEIGLDYYRISDIKIQKLQKEFFLKQLNLAREFNLPVILHCRGNQEEPLKAYEEMLDILKKYSDLFGVIHCFGANWKIAEQFLHLNFYISFTGIITFNNDKKIEEVIEKIPLNKILAETDCPYLAPVPFRGKRNEPSYIKYIIQKIAEIKKIDFEKVDQIITQNAMKLFNI
- a CDS encoding 30S ribosomal protein S13; the encoded protein is MARIAGINLPKDKRVEIGLTYIFGIGQPLADKILAQTKIDSNIRCKDLKEEEINILKNIIEKLKVEGELKREILVNIKRLKEINCYRGTRHSRSLPVRGQRTKTNSRTRRGNARKTMGSGRKNANEKT
- a CDS encoding S-adenosylmethionine decarboxylase proenzyme translates to MEALGRHLLLELYDCNPEALNDVDRITNTMTQAALASGATILKVEFHKFAPIGISGMIIIAESHLSIHTWPEYKYAACDVFTCGDKIDPYLAVDYLTTHLEAKSSSIIEMERGIVRARKKII
- a CDS encoding cell division protein FtsZ encodes the protein MPEIKPSIIPEIKPSIETFAKIKVVGVGGSGGSAINRMIQAKIKGVEFIAINTDSQALHHSQASQKLHIGKMITRGLGAGMDTEMGKKAAEENQNEIHEILKGADMVFITCGLGGGTGTGAAPIIAKVAKEIGALTVAVVTKPFSFEGVQRKNMAEKGLKELLDKIDTIITIPNDRILQIVDKKTSLLDSFEIVDNVLKQGVQGISDIITIPGLINVDFADVKAIMKDAGSALMGIGKASGENRAVKAAQASIDSPLLELSIEGARGVLFTITGGQDLTMHEVNEAAKIITESADAEAKIIFGAIIDESLKDEIKITVIATGFNQEKTSYDSKIDISPTAFHSVSNKVFDMEKKIKINTSSHISTNSSPDKDSNNKEDELEIPAFIRKKMN
- a CDS encoding translation initiation factor IF-1, which encodes MNKNNNQNNNNNSKEFLEMQGEVIELLPAAKFKVKLENGHEMFAHLSGKMRLHKIRILPGDRVKMEVSPYDLSKGRIIFRF
- a CDS encoding 30S ribosomal protein S11, with protein sequence MTQTNNTTIEEQLNASEAQEETISKKSSKTKSKIKKDKILKNITRGQIYVQASYNNTIVTVTDLYGNVLGWSSAGKMKFKGPKKSTSYAAGVVIKDVLTRVKQERIMKEANIFVKGIGAGRDAAIRAINANGIIILSIKDITPIPHNGCRRRKPRRV
- a CDS encoding 50S ribosomal protein L36; its protein translation is MKVRTSVKKICKDCQILRRKGRVVVICKKAPKHKQRQG
- a CDS encoding phenylalanine--tRNA ligase subunit alpha, giving the protein MQNKLQNLKNQILDQLKIVKTSQVLRDLEIKYLGRKGELTEILHCLKDLTVQEKKEIGKLANEIKKDLFEKFKEVKNIIAKNAVKSENIDVTLPGEKIQAGHLHPITLIQNELEDLFVFMGFMVLDGPELESDYYNFEAMNIPKHHPARDMQDTFYIDQKNKNNEYDLVMRTHTSNVQVRAMQKYGTPLKCVAPGRVFRCEATDVRHEHTFYQFEGFMVDKKINLSHLKAVLEITIKHLYGQKTKMRLRPKFYPFVEPGVNGEVSCFSCNGKGCRLCKNSGWLEIFGAGMVHPNVLKAGNIDPKKYSGFAFGFGLTRLAMLKYGINDVRLFNSGDLRFLEQF
- a CDS encoding prepilin peptidase, with product MSGVQSPTFFKKAIFKNLCYNIFNMILILFFIFIFGLIIGSFLNALIWRTHKKKSMLERSCCPKCKHILGVKDLVPLFSFFWQKGQCRYCQKKISWQYPLVEFFTGVFFCLVFLKNFEMNSLSFNSIILFRDLFFVSVLMIIFVYDLKYKLILDKITLPAMAIGLMLNLILGISWQNLIFGSGIGGGFFLAQFLISKGRWIGGGDIRMGALMGLFLGWPQILVALFFAYILGAIIGVILIIFKKKGMKSEIVFGTFLAIGALISLFFGEQILLIYGL